One region of Vibrio pelagius genomic DNA includes:
- the rnhB gene encoding ribonuclease HII, which translates to MAVKDKKELPPFEYPAGYQLFAGVDEVGRGPLVGDVVTAAVILDPNNPIEGLNDSKKLSEKKRLALLPEIKEKALAWSVGRCSPQEIDELNILQATMVAMQRAIAGLDVQPDMALIDGNRVPDLPMAGQAVVKGDLRVAEISAASIIAKVVRDQEMEELDKLHPEFGFAKHKGYPTKAHFEAIEKYGVTEHYRKSFKPVKRILGLD; encoded by the coding sequence ATGGCAGTAAAAGATAAAAAAGAACTTCCTCCTTTCGAGTACCCAGCAGGTTACCAGTTGTTTGCTGGCGTTGATGAAGTGGGCCGTGGGCCTTTGGTCGGCGATGTAGTGACCGCCGCGGTGATTCTTGACCCCAATAACCCAATTGAAGGGCTTAATGATTCAAAGAAGCTATCAGAAAAGAAGCGCCTAGCTCTATTGCCTGAGATAAAAGAGAAAGCGCTAGCATGGTCTGTAGGACGCTGCTCACCTCAAGAAATCGATGAGTTAAATATCCTTCAAGCGACCATGGTAGCGATGCAGCGTGCGATTGCCGGGTTAGATGTACAACCTGATATGGCATTGATTGATGGTAACCGAGTACCTGATTTACCAATGGCAGGTCAAGCCGTTGTCAAAGGGGATCTTCGAGTTGCAGAGATCAGTGCGGCTTCGATCATTGCCAAGGTGGTGAGAGACCAAGAGATGGAAGAGCTGGATAAGCTGCATCCAGAATTTGGTTTTGCAAAACACAAGGGCTATCCAACCAAAGCACACTTTGAAGCTATTGAAAAATATGGTGTGACTGAGCATTATCGTAAGAGCTTTAAGCCTGTAAAACGCATTTTAGGGCTTGATTAG
- the dnaE gene encoding DNA polymerase III subunit alpha, whose translation MSDPKFVHLRVHSDFSMVDGLSKVPPLVKKVAEMGMPAMALTDFTNLCGLVKFYGTAHGCGVKPIIGADFLMQSPEFGEELTRLTVLATDNKGYNNLTLLISKAYLRGHVQHHPVIDKEWLIENAEGLIILSGAKDGEIGKALLKGNQALVDSCVAFYKEHFSDRFYLELIRTGRPDEESYLHFALDLAERVELPVVATNEVVFISEDLFEAHEIRVAIHDGYTLEDPRRPKNYSEQQYLRSEEEMCELFADIPEALENSVEIAKRCNVTVRLGEYFLPNFPTEGLAIEDFLIKKSEEGLERRLAFLFPDEQVRAERRPEYDERLKVELEVINNMGFPGYFLIVMEFIQWSKDNDVPVGPGRGSGAGSLVAYALDITDLDPLEYDLLFERFLNPERVSMPDFDIDFCMDKRDQVIDHVAEMYGRDAVSQIITFGTMAAKAVIRDVGRVLGHPFGFVDRISKLVPPDPGMTLEKAFKAEPALPELYDGDEEVRELIDKCRILEGCTRNAGKHAGGVVISPTTITDFAPIYADAEGNFPVTQFDKNDVETAGLVKFDFLGLRTLTIIDWALGLVNPRLEREGKDPVRIESIPLDDQASFNLLQNSETTAVFQLESRGMKDLIKRLQPDCFEDIIALVALFRPGPLQSGMVDNFIDRKHGREAISYPDETWQHESLKETLEPTYGIILYQEQVMQIAQILAGYTLGGADMLRRAMGKKKPEEMAKQRSIFKEGAEANGVDGELAMKIFDLVEKFAGYGFNKSHSAAYALVSYQTLWLKTHYPAEFMAAVMTADMDNTEKVIGLVDECFRMKLKLLPPDINSGLYRFNVDEDGAIVYGIGAIKGVGEGPIEAIIEARNKGGYFKDLFDFCARIDLKKVNKRVIEKLIMSGALDRLGPHRAAMMASLNDAVKAASQHHHAESFGQSDMFGVLTDAPEEVEQKYTQVPKWPEKVWLEGERETLGLYLTGHPVNAYIKELAKYTSCRLKDATPTRRDQSLTIAGLVIAARVMTTKRGTRIGLMTIDDRSGRMEVMLFSDALERYAELLEKDKIVVVSGQVSFDDFNGGLKMSAREVMDLGSAREKYARGLSISIDQSQINGQFFERFSQILEPYRAGTVPVNVYYQRADARARLTLGTEWRVTPSDTLLDELKQLLGNSQVELEFN comes from the coding sequence ATGTCAGATCCTAAATTCGTCCACCTTCGTGTTCATAGTGACTTTTCAATGGTCGATGGACTCTCCAAAGTACCGCCGTTGGTGAAAAAAGTTGCTGAGATGGGCATGCCTGCGATGGCGCTCACCGACTTTACCAACTTATGTGGTCTGGTGAAGTTTTATGGCACAGCTCATGGTTGTGGTGTGAAGCCTATCATTGGTGCAGACTTCCTGATGCAGTCTCCAGAGTTTGGTGAAGAGCTTACGCGTTTAACCGTGCTAGCGACGGACAACAAGGGTTACAACAACCTAACTCTGTTGATATCGAAGGCCTATCTTCGTGGGCATGTTCAACACCACCCTGTTATTGATAAGGAGTGGCTGATTGAGAATGCGGAAGGCTTAATCATTCTGTCCGGTGCGAAAGACGGCGAGATTGGTAAAGCACTATTGAAGGGCAATCAAGCTCTTGTCGATAGCTGTGTTGCTTTTTACAAAGAACACTTTTCCGATCGCTTTTATCTTGAATTGATTCGTACTGGTCGTCCTGACGAAGAGTCATACCTGCACTTTGCTCTGGATCTTGCAGAACGAGTAGAATTGCCGGTGGTTGCGACCAACGAAGTAGTCTTCATCTCAGAAGACTTGTTTGAAGCGCATGAGATTCGAGTCGCGATTCATGATGGTTACACTTTAGAAGACCCTCGACGCCCTAAAAACTACAGTGAGCAGCAATACCTTCGTAGTGAAGAAGAGATGTGCGAGCTCTTTGCTGACATTCCAGAAGCTCTAGAAAACAGTGTTGAGATCGCTAAGCGTTGTAACGTTACGGTTCGTTTAGGTGAGTACTTCCTGCCAAACTTTCCGACAGAAGGTCTGGCGATTGAAGACTTCTTGATTAAGAAGTCTGAAGAGGGCTTAGAGCGCCGTCTTGCGTTTCTTTTCCCTGATGAACAAGTACGTGCCGAGCGCAGACCAGAGTATGATGAGCGTTTGAAAGTTGAACTTGAAGTAATCAACAACATGGGTTTTCCAGGTTACTTCTTGATCGTAATGGAGTTCATCCAGTGGTCTAAAGATAACGACGTACCGGTTGGTCCAGGACGTGGTTCAGGTGCGGGTTCATTGGTAGCCTATGCGTTAGATATCACCGATCTTGATCCGCTTGAATATGATTTGCTCTTTGAACGTTTCTTGAACCCAGAACGTGTCTCCATGCCTGATTTCGATATCGACTTCTGCATGGATAAGCGTGACCAAGTTATTGATCACGTAGCAGAAATGTATGGTCGTGATGCGGTATCTCAGATCATCACATTCGGTACTATGGCGGCAAAAGCGGTTATCCGCGATGTAGGTCGTGTACTTGGTCACCCATTTGGTTTCGTTGATCGAATCTCAAAACTCGTCCCGCCTGATCCAGGGATGACCCTCGAAAAAGCCTTCAAAGCTGAGCCTGCATTACCAGAATTGTATGATGGTGATGAAGAGGTACGTGAGCTGATCGACAAATGTCGTATCCTCGAAGGTTGTACTCGTAACGCCGGTAAGCACGCGGGTGGTGTTGTAATCTCACCAACCACCATCACGGATTTTGCACCTATCTATGCTGATGCCGAGGGTAACTTCCCAGTAACTCAGTTTGATAAGAACGACGTAGAAACCGCGGGTCTGGTTAAGTTTGACTTCTTGGGCTTGCGTACTCTGACGATCATTGACTGGGCATTGGGGCTCGTCAACCCAAGACTTGAGCGTGAAGGCAAAGATCCAGTACGTATCGAATCGATTCCGTTAGATGATCAAGCGTCGTTCAACCTGTTACAAAACTCAGAAACTACTGCGGTATTCCAGCTGGAATCGCGTGGTATGAAAGATCTCATCAAACGTCTTCAACCGGACTGTTTTGAAGATATCATCGCATTGGTAGCTCTATTCCGTCCTGGTCCACTGCAATCGGGCATGGTAGATAACTTTATCGACCGTAAGCATGGCCGAGAAGCGATCTCATACCCAGATGAAACATGGCAACACGAATCGTTAAAAGAGACGCTTGAGCCGACTTACGGCATTATCTTGTACCAAGAGCAAGTAATGCAGATTGCCCAAATCCTAGCGGGTTACACGCTCGGTGGCGCAGATATGCTGCGTCGTGCAATGGGTAAGAAAAAGCCAGAAGAGATGGCAAAGCAGCGTAGTATTTTTAAAGAGGGTGCAGAAGCCAACGGAGTGGATGGCGAACTGGCCATGAAAATCTTCGACTTGGTAGAGAAGTTTGCGGGTTACGGCTTTAACAAATCTCACTCTGCTGCCTACGCTCTGGTTTCTTATCAAACTCTATGGCTGAAAACGCACTATCCGGCGGAGTTTATGGCTGCGGTAATGACGGCGGATATGGATAACACTGAAAAGGTCATCGGCTTGGTGGATGAGTGTTTCCGTATGAAGCTGAAGCTGTTGCCGCCAGATATCAACTCCGGCTTATACCGCTTTAATGTGGATGAAGATGGTGCGATTGTTTACGGCATCGGTGCGATTAAAGGGGTCGGTGAAGGCCCGATTGAAGCGATCATCGAAGCCAGAAACAAGGGCGGGTATTTTAAAGACCTATTTGATTTCTGTGCTCGTATCGACCTTAAAAAGGTCAATAAGCGTGTGATTGAAAAGCTCATCATGTCGGGTGCACTCGATCGCTTAGGTCCACACCGTGCAGCAATGATGGCTTCACTTAACGATGCGGTGAAAGCGGCGAGCCAACATCACCATGCAGAATCGTTTGGTCAATCGGATATGTTTGGTGTGTTGACTGATGCGCCAGAAGAGGTTGAACAGAAGTATACTCAAGTACCTAAGTGGCCTGAGAAGGTATGGCTAGAAGGGGAAAGAGAAACTCTAGGCCTATACCTAACAGGTCACCCGGTTAATGCGTATATTAAAGAGCTTGCGAAATACACCAGTTGCCGTTTAAAAGATGCGACGCCGACTCGTCGTGATCAGTCACTGACGATTGCGGGCTTAGTGATTGCAGCTCGAGTGATGACCACTAAACGCGGTACACGAATCGGTTTGATGACGATCGACGATCGATCGGGTCGAATGGAAGTGATGTTGTTCTCAGATGCGCTCGAACGCTATGCAGAATTGCTCGAAAAAGACAAAATTGTGGTCGTTTCCGGACAGGTCAGCTTTGATGACTTCAATGGTGGACTTAAAATGTCCGCGCGCGAGGTCATGGACTTAGGAAGTGCCCGAGAAAAATATGCTCGCGGATTATCGATTTCTATCGATCAATCACAAATTAATGGTCAATTTTTTGAGCGTTTTAGCCAAATCTTAGAACCATATAGAGCCGGAACGGTCCCAGTCAATGTATACTACCAGCGTGCCGACGCTAGAGCGCGGTTAACATTGGGCACAGAATGGCGCGTAACGCCAAGTGATACATTACTAGATGAATTAAAACAGCTACTTGGAAATAGCCAAGTAGAACTCGAATTTAACTAA
- a CDS encoding c-type cytochrome produces the protein MKKIAVGFVLGLGLLSGNALAGDVAAGQAKAAVCAACHGADGIAVIPGYPNLKGQNEQYLVTSINAYKNKQRNGGLAAVMQAQAAMLSDADIANLAAYYASLK, from the coding sequence ATGAAGAAGATAGCAGTAGGATTTGTCCTTGGACTGGGACTATTGAGTGGCAATGCTCTAGCGGGTGATGTTGCAGCAGGTCAGGCTAAAGCAGCAGTGTGTGCAGCTTGTCACGGTGCTGACGGTATCGCGGTGATCCCAGGTTACCCAAACCTGAAAGGTCAAAACGAGCAGTACCTTGTTACATCAATTAATGCTTACAAAAACAAGCAGCGTAATGGCGGTCTTGCTGCTGTAATGCAGGCTCAGGCTGCAATGTTAAGCGATGCAGATATCGCGAACCTTGCGGCTTACTATGCAAGCCTAAAATAG
- the lpxA gene encoding acyl-ACP--UDP-N-acetylglucosamine O-acyltransferase, translating into MIHETANIHPAAVIEGEVTIGANVSVGPFTYISGNVTIGEGTEVMSHVVIKGHTTIGKDNRIFPHAVIGEENQDKKYGGEDTTVVIGDRNVIREAVQIHRGTVQDKATTVIGDDNLLCVNAHVAHDVIVGNHTHIGNNAILGGHVTVGDYAGVMALSAIHPFCSIGAYAYIGGCSAVVQDVLPYVLAQGNHAAPFGLNLVGLKRNGFEKPEIRALQKAYKEIYRSGKTLDEAKETLVEMANEFPSINPMLEMLERSERGIIR; encoded by the coding sequence ATGATCCATGAAACAGCAAACATTCACCCAGCAGCGGTAATAGAAGGTGAGGTGACCATTGGTGCAAATGTATCTGTGGGGCCATTCACTTACATTTCTGGCAACGTAACTATTGGTGAAGGCACTGAAGTTATGTCGCATGTTGTGATTAAAGGTCACACGACAATCGGTAAAGATAACCGAATCTTCCCGCATGCTGTGATTGGTGAAGAGAACCAAGATAAAAAGTACGGTGGTGAAGACACAACAGTAGTTATCGGTGATCGCAATGTGATTCGTGAAGCGGTTCAAATCCACCGTGGTACGGTTCAAGATAAAGCAACCACAGTGATTGGTGATGATAACCTACTGTGTGTTAACGCCCACGTAGCGCACGACGTTATTGTTGGTAACCACACTCACATTGGTAACAATGCTATCTTGGGTGGTCACGTAACGGTTGGCGATTACGCCGGTGTTATGGCGCTTTCTGCAATTCACCCGTTCTGTTCAATCGGTGCTTACGCATACATTGGTGGTTGCTCCGCTGTTGTTCAAGATGTACTTCCGTACGTCCTTGCACAAGGTAACCATGCAGCACCATTTGGCCTCAACCTTGTAGGTCTGAAGCGAAATGGTTTCGAGAAGCCTGAGATTCGTGCGCTACAAAAAGCGTATAAAGAAATCTACCGTTCAGGAAAAACACTGGACGAAGCCAAAGAGACATTGGTAGAGATGGCGAATGAATTCCCATCAATTAATCCAATGCTTGAGATGCTTGAACGCTCAGAGCGCGGAATTATCCGATAG
- a CDS encoding endonuclease/exonuclease/phosphatase family protein, protein MLKKVLFGFVVGSALVFGSFKLIFKIPTQPHLVTHSPTISNDVYSCYQNSEPKALDVTNGLNVTVWNIYKQNRDNWRTALNALTNESQLVLLQEASMTEEMQSWITSGLWGSSRVNAFEAFNKSAGVLNLASHLPIEACAYTHEEPWIQLPKSALWSRYQLSNGEQLAVVNIHAVNFTLGTEDYVQQLSALTSVLREYRGPIIFAGDFNSWSEARFGALQKALSEIGLVEVTFSPDHRTQFVTGLVLDHIFYRGLIVRNAKAPESDASDHNPMQVTFDVQ, encoded by the coding sequence ATGTTGAAGAAAGTGCTGTTTGGTTTTGTTGTTGGCTCTGCGCTTGTTTTTGGAAGCTTTAAACTGATTTTCAAAATTCCTACTCAACCTCATCTTGTTACTCACTCTCCCACTATCAGTAATGACGTTTATAGCTGCTATCAAAACTCAGAACCCAAAGCGCTAGATGTCACTAATGGGTTGAATGTGACGGTGTGGAATATCTACAAACAGAATCGTGATAACTGGCGCACAGCCCTTAACGCATTGACCAATGAAAGCCAGTTGGTGCTGCTTCAAGAGGCGAGTATGACTGAAGAGATGCAATCATGGATCACCAGTGGTTTGTGGGGGAGTAGTCGTGTTAATGCTTTTGAAGCGTTTAATAAAAGTGCTGGGGTGCTGAATCTTGCATCTCATCTTCCTATTGAGGCCTGTGCTTATACTCACGAAGAGCCTTGGATACAGTTACCGAAATCGGCGTTGTGGTCGCGTTACCAATTGAGTAATGGTGAGCAGCTTGCTGTGGTGAACATTCATGCGGTCAACTTTACTTTGGGCACCGAAGACTATGTACAACAGCTGTCTGCACTGACATCAGTACTGAGAGAGTACCGTGGTCCAATTATCTTTGCTGGAGACTTTAACAGTTGGAGTGAAGCTCGCTTTGGGGCGCTGCAGAAAGCTTTGAGTGAGATTGGTTTAGTTGAGGTTACCTTTTCACCAGATCATCGAACTCAGTTCGTGACTGGGTTAGTGCTGGATCATATCTTCTATCGCGGACTGATTGTGAGAAACGCAAAAGCGCCCGAATCGGACGCTTCTGATCATAACCCTATGCAGGTTACGTTTGATGTTCAGTAG
- the tilS gene encoding tRNA lysidine(34) synthetase TilS → MSQLYQVFSSVLEPYSPSINRIVIAFSGGVDSRVLLELAARYGKAQGIECIAVHIHHGLSTNADVWVKKCQQWCLESAVKLYVERVSLDTSSSESLEKLARDARYGALKAHLSKGDILLTGQHQDDQLETFLLALKRGSGPKGLSSMAKVMSFGEAVLVRPLLGVSRQEIEAFADQSGLEWVEDESNQDQRFDRNFIRHEVTPKLVARWPSFPDSVARSAQLCAEQELLLDELLVPKLNQALGLYQSLKIESLLDCSNVMRARLLRMWLAENGLVMPSQKQLELLWSEVACAQQDANPVLVLGDTEVRRFDNKLFIVESRPSLESWQAELKVGQSLELPDNLGSLSLNINGSAVSQEAQSMVKFSLSNASGPITVMFNPEGLTAHPVGRGHSRKMKKLFQEYKVPSWLRRRTPILIDGDHVVAVMGLFVDRRYQGQDCEAVWSK, encoded by the coding sequence ATGTCCCAGCTATATCAAGTGTTCTCATCTGTACTCGAACCTTATTCACCTTCCATCAATCGGATTGTTATCGCATTCAGTGGCGGTGTTGATTCACGAGTGTTGCTAGAGTTGGCTGCTCGTTATGGTAAAGCGCAAGGCATTGAGTGCATTGCCGTTCATATTCATCATGGCTTGAGCACCAACGCCGATGTTTGGGTAAAAAAATGCCAACAATGGTGTTTGGAGTCAGCTGTTAAGCTATATGTCGAACGAGTCTCTTTGGATACCTCAAGCAGTGAAAGCCTAGAAAAGCTTGCTCGAGATGCGCGTTATGGCGCTTTAAAAGCACACCTGAGCAAAGGAGACATTCTGCTTACCGGGCAACATCAAGATGATCAGCTAGAGACGTTTTTGCTTGCCTTGAAGCGAGGCAGCGGACCTAAAGGTTTGTCTTCAATGGCAAAAGTGATGTCGTTTGGTGAAGCGGTTTTAGTGCGTCCTTTACTCGGGGTTTCTCGCCAAGAGATAGAAGCGTTTGCTGACCAAAGCGGACTTGAATGGGTTGAAGATGAAAGTAACCAAGACCAGCGCTTTGACAGAAACTTTATTCGTCACGAAGTGACACCTAAGCTGGTCGCGCGCTGGCCCTCTTTTCCGGACTCAGTGGCTCGCAGTGCCCAATTGTGCGCAGAGCAAGAGTTACTACTTGATGAACTGTTGGTTCCTAAGTTGAACCAAGCTCTTGGGCTGTACCAAAGCTTGAAAATAGAGAGCTTGTTAGATTGTTCAAATGTGATGCGCGCTCGGTTATTAAGAATGTGGTTGGCTGAAAATGGTCTAGTTATGCCAAGCCAGAAGCAATTAGAACTGTTGTGGAGTGAGGTCGCTTGTGCACAGCAAGATGCGAATCCGGTCTTGGTGTTAGGCGACACCGAAGTGCGACGCTTTGACAACAAGCTGTTTATCGTCGAGTCTCGACCTTCATTAGAATCTTGGCAAGCTGAGTTAAAAGTAGGGCAATCTTTGGAATTACCCGATAATCTGGGTTCTCTCTCTCTAAATATCAATGGTAGTGCAGTATCCCAAGAGGCTCAGAGTATGGTCAAATTCTCATTATCTAATGCTTCAGGTCCAATAACAGTGATGTTTAACCCGGAAGGATTAACTGCTCACCCTGTGGGGCGCGGGCATAGCCGAAAAATGAAAAAGTTATTCCAAGAGTATAAGGTTCCGAGTTGGTTACGTCGAAGAACACCGATACTTATCGATGGGGATCATGTTGTTGCCGTAATGGGACTTTTTGTTGATAGGCGCTACCAAGGCCAAGATTGTGAAGCTGTCTGGAGCAAGTAA
- the lpxB gene encoding lipid-A-disaccharide synthase encodes MSVETMQSNHNQAPSERPLRVGIVVGELSGDTLGEGFMKAIQAQYPNAEFVGIGGPKMKALGCESLFEMEELAVMGLVEVLGRLPRLLKVKAELVKYFTSNPPDVFIGIDAPDFNLRLELDLKNAGIKTVHYVSPSVWAWRPKRIFKIDKATDLVLAFLPFEKAFYDKYNVACEFVGHTLADAIPLEPNQAQARELLGLEQDKRWLAVLPGSRGGEMKLIAQPFIETCQRIHQKYPDIGFVVAAVNETRKQQFTEIWKATAPELDFVIVQDTARNVITASDSVLLASGTVALECMLLKRPMVVGYKVNKLTGYIVKKLAITEFVSLPNILAGEEIVKEHILEECHPDFLFPSVDAMLSRDNTALIERFTEMHHWIRKDADKQAANQVLKLIGWPTQD; translated from the coding sequence ATGTCAGTAGAAACGATGCAATCAAACCATAATCAAGCACCTTCTGAACGCCCATTAAGAGTGGGGATTGTGGTTGGTGAACTCTCTGGTGATACCCTGGGTGAAGGCTTCATGAAAGCGATTCAAGCGCAGTATCCTAATGCGGAGTTTGTTGGTATTGGTGGTCCAAAAATGAAAGCCTTGGGTTGTGAGTCTCTGTTCGAAATGGAAGAGCTTGCTGTAATGGGGTTGGTGGAAGTGCTTGGAAGACTGCCACGATTGCTGAAGGTTAAGGCGGAGTTGGTGAAGTATTTCACCAGTAACCCACCTGACGTTTTTATTGGTATTGATGCGCCAGATTTCAATTTACGCCTTGAGTTAGACCTAAAAAATGCTGGGATTAAAACGGTTCACTATGTGAGTCCATCTGTGTGGGCATGGCGTCCTAAACGCATTTTTAAAATCGATAAAGCGACCGACTTGGTATTGGCATTCCTTCCATTCGAAAAGGCGTTTTACGATAAGTATAACGTTGCCTGTGAGTTCGTTGGGCATACATTAGCGGATGCGATTCCATTAGAGCCAAATCAAGCACAAGCGCGTGAATTGCTCGGTTTAGAGCAAGACAAGAGGTGGTTAGCGGTTCTTCCTGGCAGCCGTGGTGGTGAGATGAAGCTGATTGCTCAACCATTTATTGAGACCTGTCAACGCATTCATCAAAAGTACCCGGATATCGGCTTTGTTGTCGCAGCGGTGAATGAGACCCGAAAACAGCAGTTTACCGAGATCTGGAAGGCAACGGCACCTGAGCTCGATTTTGTGATAGTGCAAGATACTGCGCGCAATGTCATTACGGCTTCCGATTCAGTCCTGCTCGCTTCTGGCACCGTTGCACTGGAATGTATGCTACTGAAACGCCCTATGGTGGTTGGTTATAAGGTGAATAAACTGACGGGCTACATTGTTAAAAAGCTAGCGATTACCGAGTTTGTTTCTTTGCCAAACATTCTTGCTGGCGAAGAGATCGTCAAAGAGCACATCCTTGAAGAGTGCCACCCTGACTTTTTATTCCCGTCGGTAGATGCCATGCTTTCTCGTGATAACACCGCTTTAATCGAGCGCTTTACCGAGATGCACCACTGGATTCGTAAAGATGCGGATAAACAAGCTGCCAACCAAGTGCTGAAGCTGATTGGCTGGCCAACGCAAGACTAA
- the glnB gene encoding nitrogen regulatory protein P-II, with amino-acid sequence MKKIEAIIKPFKLDDVREALAEVGITGMTVSEVKGFGRQKGHTELYRGAEYMVDFLPKVKLEIVVTDEVADQCVDTIIETAQTGKIGDGKIFITDVERVVRIRTGEEDEDAV; translated from the coding sequence ATGAAAAAGATTGAAGCCATTATCAAGCCGTTCAAACTTGATGATGTACGTGAAGCACTGGCTGAAGTAGGTATTACGGGCATGACGGTATCTGAAGTAAAAGGCTTTGGACGTCAAAAAGGTCACACTGAGCTTTACCGTGGTGCAGAGTACATGGTTGATTTTCTTCCAAAAGTGAAACTAGAAATCGTTGTGACTGATGAAGTGGCGGATCAATGTGTTGATACCATCATCGAAACAGCGCAAACGGGTAAAATCGGCGATGGTAAAATATTCATTACCGACGTTGAACGTGTGGTTCGTATCCGCACAGGTGAAGAAGACGAAGACGCGGTTTAA
- the fabZ gene encoding 3-hydroxyacyl-ACP dehydratase FabZ, whose amino-acid sequence MTTEQKTMNITEIQELLPHRYPFLMIDRVTHFEEEKTLTAIKNVSVNEPQFTGHFPQLPVFPGVLILEAMAQATGLLAFKSFGAPSENELYYFASVDKAKFRKPVVPGDQLVIEVEFLKERRGIASFNGVAKVDGEVVCSAELKCARREF is encoded by the coding sequence TTGACTACTGAACAGAAAACGATGAACATTACTGAAATTCAGGAACTACTACCTCATCGCTACCCATTCCTAATGATCGACCGTGTTACTCATTTTGAAGAAGAGAAAACACTGACAGCGATCAAGAATGTCTCTGTGAACGAGCCTCAGTTTACTGGCCACTTCCCACAACTTCCTGTATTCCCAGGTGTGTTGATTCTTGAAGCAATGGCTCAAGCGACCGGTCTGCTTGCATTTAAATCTTTTGGTGCGCCATCAGAGAATGAGTTGTACTACTTTGCAAGTGTTGATAAAGCGAAGTTCCGCAAGCCAGTAGTCCCTGGTGATCAGCTTGTTATTGAAGTGGAATTCCTTAAAGAACGCCGTGGCATCGCATCATTCAATGGTGTAGCAAAAGTGGACGGTGAAGTAGTATGTTCAGCTGAACTAAAATGTGCTCGTAGAGAGTTTTAA
- the accA gene encoding acetyl-CoA carboxylase carboxyl transferase subunit alpha, producing the protein MSLNFLEFEKPIAELEAKIEALRDVSRHGGDAAVDLDKEIEQLEKKSLELKQKIFSDLGAWQVAQLARHPQRPYTLDYLENVFTEFEELAGDRAYADDKAIVGGMARLNGRPVMVIGHQKGRETKEKVIRNFGMPKPEGYRKALRLMETAERFNMPIITFIDTAGAYPGVGAEERGQSEAIAKNLKVMAGLTVPVICNVVGEGGSGGALAIGVGDYVNMLQYSTYSVISPEGCASILWRDSDKAPQAAEAMGLIAPRLKELELIDEIIPEPLGGAHRDPIQMAENMKATLVKQLEELEQFDNDTLLERRYQRLMSYGYC; encoded by the coding sequence ATGAGCCTGAACTTTCTAGAATTTGAAAAGCCTATCGCTGAACTTGAAGCAAAAATTGAAGCATTACGTGACGTTTCTCGTCACGGTGGTGATGCTGCGGTAGATCTAGACAAAGAAATTGAACAACTAGAGAAAAAGAGCTTAGAGCTTAAACAGAAAATCTTTAGTGACTTAGGTGCATGGCAAGTGGCTCAACTTGCTCGTCACCCACAGCGTCCTTACACGCTAGATTACCTAGAGAACGTATTCACTGAATTTGAAGAGCTAGCGGGTGACCGTGCTTACGCTGACGACAAAGCGATCGTTGGTGGTATGGCTCGTCTAAACGGTCGTCCAGTTATGGTTATTGGTCACCAAAAAGGTCGTGAGACGAAAGAAAAAGTAATCCGTAACTTTGGTATGCCAAAGCCAGAAGGTTACCGTAAGGCGCTTCGTCTAATGGAAACGGCTGAGCGTTTCAACATGCCAATCATTACCTTCATCGATACTGCTGGTGCATACCCAGGTGTTGGTGCAGAAGAGCGTGGTCAATCTGAAGCGATCGCAAAGAACCTAAAGGTAATGGCGGGTCTAACGGTTCCTGTTATCTGTAACGTTGTTGGTGAAGGTGGTTCAGGCGGTGCTCTGGCTATCGGTGTTGGCGATTACGTGAACATGCTTCAGTACTCTACGTACTCAGTTATCTCTCCAGAAGGTTGTGCATCAATCCTATGGCGCGACTCAGACAAAGCTCCACAAGCTGCAGAAGCGATGGGTCTTATTGCTCCTCGCCTAAAAGAGCTTGAGCTGATTGATGAGATCATTCCTGAGCCACTAGGCGGCGCTCACCGTGATCCGATCCAAATGGCTGAGAACATGAAAGCAACACTCGTTAAACAACTAGAAGAGCTAGAGCAATTTGATAACGATACGCTATTAGAGCGTCGTTACCAGCGCCTAATGAGCTACGGTTACTGCTAA